Part of the Asterias rubens chromosome 20, eAstRub1.3, whole genome shotgun sequence genome, TTATAACTCAACTCTGTGGGACACTTAATTGGCATATCCGCAACCTTAGTCAGGTCAGGTTTCTAGATTTCAGAGATTGCCATAATGCAGTCCTCAATTCTTgtattctttgacaatttggTGCTTTAGAATAACAGTTATTATTATAGTTATTACTATAACGTTCAACCATGGTGGAAGTTTTGTAATAAGTTTAGTATTAAAGCATATTCAATGTTGACTCATGGTCTGTCTCCCTCAGGTGCACCACCGAGTCGACGGTGCTTTATCCGTTTATTAGTGTTCATCTAGTATATTATCTAGTATCTCATTGAGTTGTGTTCAAGAAGAAGAATACATACGTTGACTCATGATCTGTCTCCTTCTGGTGTGCCATCGAGTCGACGGCGCGATACCTATTTGTTGTTCATCAAGTTGTTGATCAACAATCAAAGAGTATGAAACCAACGAGCTTGAATGGCTCTGACGACGAGAAAAGAATCACCAGAGCTGAAGCAAGAGCTGCAAGAAAGCTTTAAGTCACGACTAAGACAACAACCCCTCAATCTGGGCTGCAGTCTGGACCTCAATCCCAATTGTATTCCCGGGAGTACAATGCTTCTGATGTGTGCTCCACTAGAACACAGGCAGTTTGGCATCAGACATTATGCAACACAGGCAGTTTGGCATAAGACATTATGGAAAACAGGCAGTTTGCCATCAGACATTATGGAACACAGGCAGTTTGCCATCAGACATTATGGAACACAGGCAGTTTGCCATCAGACATTATGGAACACAGGCAGTTTGCCATAAGACATTATGGAACACAGGCAGTTTGCCATAAGACATTATGGAACACAGGCAGTTTGCCATAAGACATTATGGAACACAGGCAGTTTGGCATAAGACATTATGGAACACAGGCAGTTTGGCATAAGACATTATGGAACACAGGCAGTTTGCCATAAGACACAGAATTCAAAGAAGAATTCAAGTTCCTTTACTGCAGCTGCAGTATAAGTGCTTCGAAATGTACAAAAGATCTCTTTGAACCAGCTCCAAACATTGTAGAGAATGTTCTTATTGAGAATGTCGGGACACAGCTGTTGTCATCTCCTCCAAATCCAGAGAACTTAGTTAGAGCTGCTAAACGTGTTCGCAAGAACATGTGCCCTAAAGATCCACAAGACATGAACTTTGACATGGGAGAAGAGTTCACTCCGGAAAACTTCCTAAGAAAGACATAGTTCGAGGCAGAGTAGAGCATCATTTATTGATTGAATCCAGACAACTTAGCTAGAGCTGCTAATCGTGTCCGCATATTGCCCAAGGGATCTGAAAGACTTGAACTTTGACATGCGACAAGACTTCATTCCAGAAAACTTCCCACAGAAAGACATGCCAGTCTTGGGGCAAAGGAGGCGGACGAACTATAGCACCTCaccaactaatattttaagggaagttttcttctatcattatctttaaattgTGTAGGTTTTAATGTTATGTGTAgaggtttgtgttttgtatcaTACAAATAGTACCCGGCGCGAAACCAGAGGAAAGTGTATAAATCCCTACAGGGCCACCTGTTTAAATTTTAGGATGAATAAGAGGAGTCTAAAGAGTAATTGAGTGTTTGCTCTGCAGCACACAGACCAAAGAGTAATTGAGTGTTTGCTCTGCAGCACACAGACCAAAGAGTAATTGAGTGTTTGCTCTGCAGCACACAGACCAAAGAGTAATTGAGTGTTTGCTCTGCAGCACACAGACCAAAGAGTAATTGAGTGTTTGCTCTGCAGCACACAGACCAAAGAGTAATTGAGTGTTTGCTCTGCAGCACACAGACCAAAGAGTAATTGAGTGTTTGCTCTGCAGCACACAGACCAAAGAGTAATTGAGTGTTTGCTCTGCAGCACACAGACCAAAGAGTAATTGAGTTATTTGCGCTGCAGCACACAGACCAAAGAGTAATTGAGTGTTTGCTCTGCAGCACACAGACCAAAGAGTAATTGAGTGTTTGCTCTGCAGCACACAGACCAAAGAGTAATTGAGTGTTTGCTCTGCAGCACACAGCACAGACCAAAGAGTAATTGAGTGTTTGCTCTGCAGCACACAGACCAAAGAGTAATTGAGTGTTTGCTCTGCAGCACACAGACCAAAGAGTAATTGAGTGTTTGCTCTGCAGCACACGGACCAAAGAGTAATTGAGTGTTTGCTCTGCAGCACACAGACCAAAGAGTAATTGAGTGTTTGCTCTGCAGCACACAGACCAAAGAGTAATTGAGTGTTTGCTCTGCAGCACACAGACCAAAGAGTAATAAAATGAACTGTATTTCTGAAGTACATGTTATgaacttgttattttgttgttgataccTACATGTGTCATGTTTGTTAtcatttgatttatttctttggttttgttaaaataaaataattgttttatttatatatttgttttaacaataacattttgtttacatagtaatttgttttgtttaacagtctaataaaacaaatttatttgttaattttgtatttaatttgtttttcaaccacAGCCTTTTTGGCATGTTTCGTATCGCTCGTTTTCCACAtcgctttttgttttgttgtttcgtACTGAGCTAGGAATCGACCAAcagtgggaacgatcaaggtaatgtacaaTGGTGAACATCActcagccatggtacatgcgtatttgttgcagggcacgtgattggttctcgaccaatctaACTTCACAGTTACCGAGTTGTAATAATGAACATTCTACACACCGCTATACCTACATGCAGTAATACCGTATCAAAATGGCATCCAGTTCAGCAGTTTCAGCTACCCAAATGGATTGGGAAGCCCATATATATTGTATACATGGGCATGTGGAACTTAACTGAAATTACCTCCATGTTTACATGTACCACCCAGTTGTTATTTGGTCGTTTTTGTTGGGGTGCCAAATTTGTGTTTACAAGTGCATTTACCAAGATTGTAGCagccgagtttgtgggtgccgagtttgtgggtgccgagtttgtgggtgctgagtttgtgggtgccgtgtttgtgggtgccgagtttgtgggtgccgagtttgtgggtgccgagtttgtgggtgccgagtttgtgggtgctgagtttgtgggtgccgtgtttgtgggtgccgagtttgtgggtgccgagtttgtgggtgccgagtttgtgggtgctgagtttgtgggtgctgagtttgtgggtgccgtgtttgtgggtgccgagtttgtgggtgctgagtttgtgggtgccgtgtttgtgggtgccgagtttgtgggtgctgagtttgtgggtgccgtgtttgtgggtgccgagtttgtgggtgctgagtttgtgggtgccgtgtttgtgggtgccgagtttgtgggtgccgagtttgtgggtgccgagtttgtgggtgccgagtttgtgggtgctgagtttgtgggtgccgtgtttgtgggtgccgagtttgtgggtgctgagtttgtgggtgccgagtttgtgggtgccgagtttgtgggtgctgagtttgtgggtgccgtgtttgtgggtgccgagtttgtgggtgctgagtttgtgggtgccgagtttgtgggtgccgagtttgtgggtgctgagtttgtgggtgccgagtttgtgggtgccgtgtttgtgggtgccgtgtttgtgggtgccgagtttgtgggtgctgagtttgtgggtgccgtgtttgtgggtgccgagtttgtgggtgctgagtttgtgggtgccgtgtttgtgggtgccgagtttgtgggtgccgagtttgtgggtgccgagtttgtgggtgctgagtttgtgggtgccgtgtttgtgggtgccgagtttgtgggtgctgagtttgtgggtgctgagtttgtgggtgccgtgtttgtgggtgccgagtttgtgggtgctgagtttgtgggtgccgagtttgtgggtgctgagtttgtgggtgccgtgtttgtgggtgccgagtttgtgggtgctgagtttgtgggtgctgagtttgtgggtgccgagtttgtgggtgccgtgtttgtgggtgccgtgtttgtgggtgccgaggtCACTGGTTACCATATCTTCTTtgctgtgtacatgtagatctttgttctttgagaatttGTCTCACTATTTATTCTACTGCGGCGGAGTTGATTTCGGAATTTGGGAGACATTATAtgctgaaaagaactgtcctgcttagaGGGTAGGAAACTTTCACTTTTGTGGCTTGAGGGGGCTTATCATTATTAACCTCACTGCAGCGGTGTGAGTTCTTATATACATACCAATATGTCTCACACTATTTAGTATCCTGAAGATGACAAGAGCATGCAATTTTGTGCAAGGCTTTTGCCTACATTGGTTAAAGCTTTGTATGTCTGGAGAAGTGTACATTAAAAGAGTATCAAAGTGCCTTTATCAtacttaaactatttctgtgacgccACTCTATTAATAAAAGTGTAgattgtttttacaaatctaCACTTGCATGTTACTGTAGATTCGTAACAAATCCACACTCACTTGGAGATTTACTACAATCTCAAGGGATAGTTCAAATTGAAATGACTTTCTTCCCAAATTGAATATTAACATGATGTGCAAAACACATGCAGCTGAAAACATGTTGTATTTAAATTTCCAAAAACATTTACTTTAGTAAAAACATAGTtgtatactgatcaaaacattgtaCATAACGTTGTAAGGCATCAAGGCATACCCAATATTGTTGCAAGCATTATCAAATATGCTTCGTCAAATTCGGCAAAAAATATAGAATAATAAAATGTGTGACCgaacaaaaaaatgtgtgaCCAAACGCCGTTTGACACAGTACAAAGTTTttgggaaatagtttaagtcagagacaaagtcagagaatagactctaaagtgtagattcgtgactacAATGTACACGCCTTCGGTTCGTAcattctatccacgaatctacactttcgcgtccattctccttaacataACCAATTGACTGGCATACAGTTGGGCTTACATAAACTTGTCATAGTTTCTCCTCGATAATAAGCGTCACATCCCGACAGAGTTCAATATCTTCCAGTGTCTTGTCAACGTGTTCAGACAGGTCCATCCGTGGGAACGTTGTGCAGACTGTGTAAAGTTGAGGGTGGTATCCTTGCTTGGTCATCCAGTCCAAAAGAACCTTCACATTGGAGAGAGAAAAGGTAATAAGAATGAATTTATCATTGTGGGAATTAGCTCATAAATGCTGTGCCTATACtggtgtctaaaaaaaaactatacacttttgaaatggctgcgaATATGATTCTTGGAGAAAAAGttatgtatggatagcttatggactcaaccttcacatgacaccaaaaaggctgaaaataattcatgcttgggtgagcactgctcacttttgtaaagggtatgaaCATTAGGTTGCGCAGGAATTAAGCTCCAAagggactacatgtacatcttacAATTGGAAGCTATCCTTACATATAAACCTTTTCCCACAGAATCATATAATTTCTAAAGTGTATGTTTGAGGGGAGATCCTGTAATGTACACTACACTGTATAACCCATGGAGACATTGACTCTCAAAATAGCAATGCCCAGACTATTTTGATGATGATATCAGAAGAATGGGGCCAAAATTATTGAGTTCAAACTATTGTGTTGCCGGGTGCCCGGCAGGATGTAGAGACTCTTACATTTAGTGCTGGCACATTAAACTGGAGATTCAAATTCGGCTCTTGtaactttgtctttgttttcgacaacaaattattcaaaGGTTTATCCAGTCAATTCCCTTTGTGGTTATAAcaaatataaatgcaaacatgTCAAAATTTGGAAAATGTAAATTCTGGACATGACTTTCAATTTGACCTCCTGCTGTGACTGGAAGTGTATATCAAACCTTTCAGCCGTTTGCGACCACTATGAGCATTTTGGGACTAGCCACTCgtggccgctatggtctctaaagggtttCTTACCTGAACTTTGTTAATATACAGGAATCTTCTTGTCCTAATTGTACTTTGCAAACCCCTCATGCGAATTGTTATACACTGTTGGACAAACAAGGGGAAACGAGAGTAAACAGCATGAGCACCACTATTATCATGTAAATGTTACAGTCTCCTGACAataactagagcaagctagtcaaaacgttgagacaacccaagaactcactccatggcagtgcagttaattacgatcctatataaaaactaaagtagtagtccaagtctattttctataccttccggcCGGGTGGTAGTTAAAAAGCATGACAGATTATTGTTGTAATTAAGTTGAATTTATAAACTGTTAAATTCTCACCTCTTTTTCATTTGAATTAGGCTCCTCCGGAAGTATAACTACCTGTGTAatccaaacaaaaatacatttctcCTCTAACTGCCTGAGcattcaattcagttcattTTGGctctaccatggaggaaaatgTCCATGCACACATGctatacaaaattatttaacaCAAATAAAAGTATACTGAATTTTACATCAGGTCAATTAACAACATCTTAGTTGGAAGTAATTAACGTCTGGGCTGATCATTGAGCAGATGGACAGAGTATGGTATGAAGGAGTTTTAAGGTTTTTGATTGCACTATATTTGCACACCAGTGTCATACTAGTGTTTAGGTACTCAAGGGCTAGTACAAATTAACTGTGACTGGATTGTTcaatgttgaaaagcatccctatttaaaAGGATATGGTCAACTATAAAGGCAGATGGGCTTGTCAAACAACAACTTCAACATACTAATTAGTTCAGCTGCTTTGTCACTAAGGGTAAACTCTGAATATTGAATTATTCCTGGTGCAAAAAGAAAGTGAAAGACACTTTACCCTTTTTTGTGGTTTAGGTTGGTCTGGTTCGACAGGAGGCGGTCTGGTTACGGACTCGGGAAGCTTCCTAACAGCTGATGCATCCTTGCTGGTACCCTGCACTCGTTTCCTTAGCACTGGCTTTCCTGAATCAGTTACCGGTCTTTCATCCTCGTTTGGCTCTTTGCCATCCTAAAGACAAAAAGGATGGTTATTTTTTTGCGGAAGTTCAAATACGCACGAGACTTGCACCTTCACCTGTTCACAGCCAgttgaaaaatacaatttagttcATAAAACCAATTCCCCAAAATCTGTTGAACGTGGTTATTTGTTATCATAATAATTCTATaagcaaaaatgttttaaaagaaaatgtaacAGCTGGTTCACAACAGAAATCAATAACATAATGCTCCAACTGAAATTAAACTACAGTTAATTTTAATGCGGTTTATACGCccaaaatatacatgtaatccCTGAACAGTTCATGGGGGATCTAAACACACAGCAGAGCTGCCTACACTTGCATTTTGAactcagggagattttgtacaacaattagGGAGATATTTATGCCACTTTGTGTTCAAATAACGACTAAAGGGAACAGATAGGCTACCTTTGTTTTAGAACTATTCAACTGCTTTTATCTGATATAAGTGTTGGTTGTATATAAACTCCACAATAAAAGTGGAAAATTCTTCAAAAGGTGGTAccgtttttttaatattatcgCTGAAAATCCTGTGGGATTTAGTACTCAGGAAGAATTATTTgcatggaatacacaatctgagaatcgtatctgacagtaacgtttatttttggggataaaaacatcTGTATCCATAACAAcacactttgaagtgaaattattATCAAATACTTTTTACAGATCGAAATCTCCTGTAATTTTATTGACATTAGTTTTAGGGGTGGTGaccaaataatatacacatttCCATGTTTGTGGACCCTGTAAATCAAGAACATCTCTCTGTTTTCCCAaaatttgtaacttttttagtgacatcaatattttttttgtttatagacGAAAGCAAAGCAAGGATGTCCTCACACTGTAGAAACATCCGAATCCCAACCATTTTTGAAGTTATTGGTTTCAaaagatattaataaaaaaatttcaCTCAATAACCCttttacaattaaataaaattgacTTTCTACCCGAACAGATGTTTCtaataacaaaatcaatttcTGTATTTGCACAGCAGTGTACAGTGCATTCATGATAAAATAGTCAACATTAACAATGCACAAAGCGTCTCTATTGTGGTTGTCTGCAATTTGAGTTAAAGGTAAGGTTGTAGATTGTTAATTGAAGTCCAATTCAGCATGCGGTTGCATATTAGCAATTTTGGAAAATAAACCATTCTAATACAAACATGGGGTCTATCAGCAAAGATGAGATTAAAAAGAcgaaaaacatttaatttgatAGAGGTTAAAATTGCCTCAGGGAtaaagcaggcctggaattagaGGAAGGCCACGAAGGCCATGGCATaatgttgcccctggtcttggccttggtgccccttcaggcCACGAAGGCCATGGCATaatgttgcccctggtcttggccttggtgccccttcaggcCACGAAGGCCATGGCATaatgttgcccctggtcttggccttggtgccccttcaggcCACGAAGGCCATGGCATaatgttgcccctggtcttggccttggtgccccttcaggcCACGAAGGCCATGGCATaatgttgcccctggtcttggccttggtgccctttcaggCCACGAAGGCCATGGCATaatgttgcccctggtcttggccttggtgccccttcatgCCACGAAGGCCATGGCATaatgttgcccctggtcttggccttggtgccccttcaggcCACGAAGGCCATGGCATaatgttgcccctggtcttggccttggtgccccttcaggcCACGAAGGCCATGGCATaatgttgcccctggtcttggccttggtgccccttcaggcCACGAAGGCCATGGCATaatgttgcccctggtcttggccttggtgccccttcaggcCACGAAGGCCATGGCATAATGAtgcccctagtcttggccttggtgccccttcaaaagtttcaaattttaagattttccaatggaagtgccctttgcaaaatgaaaatggccttgctctttcaaagatgaaattccaggcctgacaaagtatattaattttggttataccctttttaaaaatacattgttgcggtacctgctgctaaattATAGGATTTATGTTGAACAATGATAAATAATGGCATTCTCTAATTGAAATCCAAATCTAAAGGCATACTAATAACATTTTCTCAGGGGTTATCTTTAGACGgtaattgaaaaaacaaattaacaattaaaaatccAGGTCTGGGAACATATGGTCACAAAGCCTCTCAAAATTAACGGTTCACTTTTACTGTAAATGaattaataacaattattatttatatttaaacgATTGAACTtcaaggctgtggacactattggtaattgtcaaagaccagttttctcacttggtgtatctcaacatatttatgcataaaataacaaacctgtgaaaatttgagctcaattggtcgtcaaagttgcgaggtaataatgaaagaaaacacaccctcgtcacacaaagttgtgtgtgtttagatggttgatttcaagacttcaaattctaaacttgaagtcttgaaatcaaattcgtggaaaattacttctttctcggaaaccatgtcacttcagagggagccgtttctcaaaatgttttatactatccaccttcccccattactcgtcaccaaataaggttttacgctcataattattttgagtaattaccaatagtgtccactgcctttaacaaaattatgttgTTCATTCAAATAGCATTTCAACCGTAATACAGTGAATTTGAGTGTTTTccgttaaaaacatttattattaattcCTTGCCTtcgtgaaatatcaggcctggacTAACACCTGTTTTTaccaactt contains:
- the LOC117303898 gene encoding UBX domain-containing protein 8-like yields the protein MARPRNRQHDDGWKLLCSFSAVMFVLVLVKLDFRYLIRMVTLCLLVLGFFTFFLYLVGDKLQMLWSFFVSSNNTQGQELSDKEKETERRKAREKIQNEYTEKGARYEEEVLKPREEAEKARLEEEFNKFAGPAWKGKSNRLGDGKEPNEDERPVTDSGKPVLRKRVQGTSKDASAVRKLPESVTRPPPVEPDQPKPQKRVVILPEEPNSNEKECITIRMRGLQSTIRTRRFLYINKVQVLLDWMTKQGYHPQLYTVCTTFPRMDLSEHVDKTLEDIELCRDVTLIIEEKL